From Verrucomicrobiales bacterium, one genomic window encodes:
- a CDS encoding Gfo/Idh/MocA family oxidoreductase, whose amino-acid sequence MNRREFLQATAAGVALSSMGAYAAEFADQKKRVGLIGCGWYGKCDLLRLIQVAPVEVVSLCDVDRRMLSEAVDIVASRQASKRKPRTYSDYRQMLKEKDLDLVIIATPDHWHALPMIAACEAGADIYVQKPIGVDVVECQAMVAAARKHKRVVQVGTQRRSTPHLIEARDQILKTGKLGKIALVEICCYYHMRARENPPDTAPPDYLDYEMWTGPAPMRPYNKLVHPRGWRAFNEYGNGIVGDMCIHMLDMVRWMMDLGWPISVSSSGGILVDKASKANISDTQSATFDFGDLKVVWTHRTWGESPDPKYPWAATFYGDKGTLKASVNSYDYIPLGGRGTPIHKDVVMELEQYPEDKTEKDLERHVAPAIRGHMKDLLQNIASRGKPVADIEQGYISSASSILANLSMQLGRTLQWDAAKGKVIGDKEANRLLRRPYRSPWVHPEA is encoded by the coding sequence ATGAACCGCCGAGAATTCCTTCAAGCCACCGCCGCAGGTGTCGCTTTATCTTCCATGGGTGCTTACGCCGCCGAATTCGCTGATCAAAAGAAACGGGTCGGTCTGATCGGATGCGGATGGTACGGCAAGTGCGACCTGCTCCGCCTCATCCAGGTCGCCCCAGTCGAAGTGGTGTCCTTGTGCGATGTGGATCGCCGAATGCTGTCCGAGGCGGTTGACATCGTGGCTTCCCGGCAGGCGTCCAAACGCAAGCCGCGAACCTACTCCGACTATCGACAGATGTTGAAGGAGAAGGACCTGGATCTGGTGATCATCGCCACTCCGGACCACTGGCATGCCCTGCCCATGATTGCCGCCTGCGAGGCGGGTGCGGACATCTATGTGCAAAAGCCGATCGGCGTGGATGTGGTTGAGTGCCAGGCCATGGTCGCTGCCGCACGCAAACACAAGCGGGTGGTGCAAGTGGGCACCCAACGCCGCAGCACCCCACACCTGATTGAAGCGCGCGATCAAATCCTCAAAACCGGGAAGCTCGGAAAGATCGCCTTGGTCGAGATCTGCTGCTATTACCATATGCGCGCTCGGGAAAACCCGCCCGACACCGCCCCTCCCGACTACCTGGATTACGAAATGTGGACGGGTCCCGCCCCCATGCGACCTTACAACAAGCTGGTCCATCCCCGGGGATGGCGGGCCTTCAACGAATACGGCAACGGTATTGTCGGGGACATGTGCATTCACATGCTCGATATGGTTCGCTGGATGATGGATTTGGGCTGGCCAATCAGCGTCAGCAGCTCCGGCGGAATCCTGGTCGACAAAGCCAGCAAGGCCAACATTTCCGACACCCAGTCCGCCACGTTCGACTTCGGTGATCTCAAGGTCGTCTGGACACATCGCACCTGGGGCGAGTCGCCGGATCCAAAGTATCCCTGGGCCGCCACCTTCTATGGGGACAAAGGGACGCTCAAGGCCAGCGTCAACAGTTACGACTACATCCCGCTCGGAGGCAGAGGCACTCCCATCCACAAGGATGTCGTGATGGAGCTGGAACAATATCCCGAGGACAAAACCGAGAAGGATCTGGAGCGGCATGTAGCGCCCGCGATCCGGGGTCACATGAAGGATCTACTGCAGAATATCGCATCGCGCGGCAAGCCGGTCGCAGATATCGAACAGGGCTACATCTCCAGTGCCTCCAGCATTCTCGCCAACCTATCGATGCAGCTCGGGCGAACCCTTCAGTGGGACGCCGCCAAAGGCAAGGTCATTGGGGATAAGGAAGCCAACCGCTTGCTGCGTCGCCCTTATCGAAGCCCGTGGGTGCATCCCGAGGCCTAA
- a CDS encoding metallophosphoesterase has protein sequence MNTALIRSVAVSLLVLGCTTLLLGADSPRIHTDRPSPQTLPLPKGDDVFHFVVFGDRTGGPDEGIKVLAQAVEDANLLDPDLVLTVGDLVNGYNQTPQWMKQMEEYRGTMNKLKMPWFPVAGNHDIYWRGAATNPEARPLREHEDHYEKHFGPLWYWFEHKKSGFLILFSDEGHPDGRPRDFGDRDQQQISQRQRDWIAKALAEMKHLKHVFVFLHHPFWWSDRYPGSNWDSVHQLLAGNGNVRAVIAGHIHQLRYDGVRDGIGYYALATTGGSLSAGMEYQYFGMIHHFNVVTVRDSGFSMAAIPVGTVFDPRQFTPDRMAEVDAARYLLHDFVSPPIPIRADGYANSLTQVRLTNTCRLPIDVTVLAKGDKSWLLAPDHRHRQLQPGAHLIFDFFCNRESGVALDGMELPEFELRFDVLANGARLTMPPRALKARAVLQAPASGWVRPETNGLFVLDGKSACLELDQAILAGLEGPFTVELWAKPAAETDGALLSNLKVGGFSLDVAGSPRFSVQTDASGVDARKTSNLKPPLSIKSPRKLSTGEWHHLAGVFDGRQILLYVDGKRVGSTNASLARLGSDKALYIGARPSPAWNVHNFSQPAGFWKGSIDDVRISRGVRYTGDFEPSPKLPSDAAAVVAASNDQAFGPFVPLTTPAAQALVKGAAKLIREDR, from the coding sequence ATGAACACCGCATTGATCCGGAGCGTCGCCGTCTCTCTCCTTGTCTTAGGCTGCACCACTCTTCTCCTGGGAGCTGACTCGCCGCGTATTCATACCGATCGTCCTTCGCCCCAGACCCTGCCGTTGCCTAAAGGCGACGATGTGTTTCATTTTGTGGTCTTCGGTGATCGCACCGGAGGACCCGATGAAGGCATCAAGGTCCTGGCTCAGGCGGTGGAGGATGCCAACCTGCTCGACCCGGACCTTGTTCTGACGGTTGGGGATCTGGTGAACGGCTACAACCAGACCCCGCAATGGATGAAGCAGATGGAGGAGTACCGAGGAACTATGAACAAGCTCAAGATGCCTTGGTTTCCGGTGGCCGGAAATCATGATATCTATTGGCGGGGTGCGGCCACTAACCCGGAAGCCAGGCCGCTGCGTGAGCATGAGGACCATTATGAGAAACACTTTGGACCCCTGTGGTACTGGTTCGAGCACAAGAAGTCCGGATTCCTGATCCTCTTCTCCGACGAGGGCCACCCGGACGGTCGGCCTCGCGATTTTGGAGACCGTGATCAGCAGCAGATCAGTCAGAGGCAGCGCGACTGGATCGCCAAGGCTCTCGCGGAGATGAAACACCTCAAACACGTCTTTGTGTTTCTTCATCATCCTTTCTGGTGGAGTGATCGTTACCCCGGCAGCAATTGGGATTCGGTCCATCAGCTCCTGGCCGGGAACGGAAATGTGCGGGCTGTCATCGCTGGCCACATTCACCAATTGCGCTACGATGGCGTGCGCGACGGGATTGGATATTACGCGCTGGCCACCACCGGAGGATCGCTTTCGGCCGGAATGGAGTATCAGTACTTCGGCATGATCCACCACTTTAACGTCGTCACCGTGCGTGACTCAGGTTTTTCCATGGCGGCGATCCCGGTCGGAACGGTGTTTGATCCCCGCCAGTTCACGCCTGACCGGATGGCTGAGGTGGACGCCGCGCGCTACCTGCTCCACGATTTTGTATCTCCGCCCATCCCGATTCGAGCAGACGGCTATGCCAATTCCCTCACTCAGGTGAGGCTCACGAACACCTGTCGGCTACCCATCGATGTCACCGTTCTGGCCAAGGGCGACAAGTCCTGGCTCTTGGCGCCGGATCATCGGCATCGGCAGCTCCAACCGGGGGCGCATCTCATCTTCGACTTTTTTTGCAACCGAGAATCCGGCGTCGCCCTCGACGGTATGGAGTTGCCTGAATTTGAGCTGCGATTCGACGTGCTGGCCAACGGGGCCAGGCTGACGATGCCTCCGCGAGCCCTGAAGGCCAGAGCGGTGCTTCAGGCCCCCGCCAGCGGCTGGGTGAGACCCGAGACCAATGGCCTTTTCGTTCTGGACGGAAAGAGCGCGTGTTTGGAGTTAGATCAAGCGATTCTGGCGGGGTTGGAAGGTCCCTTTACGGTCGAGCTGTGGGCGAAGCCTGCCGCTGAGACGGATGGAGCCCTGCTCTCGAATTTGAAGGTCGGCGGGTTTAGCCTGGATGTGGCGGGTAGCCCTCGGTTTAGCGTTCAAACCGATGCAAGCGGTGTCGACGCTCGAAAAACCAGCAACCTAAAGCCCCCACTATCGATCAAGTCGCCGCGAAAACTATCCACGGGCGAGTGGCATCACTTGGCCGGAGTGTTTGACGGGCGTCAGATCCTGCTCTATGTCGACGGAAAGCGGGTCGGCTCCACTAACGCATCGCTGGCCAGGCTGGGATCTGACAAAGCCCTCTACATCGGAGCCCGCCCCAGCCCCGCCTGGAACGTCCACAATTTTTCACAACCCGCCGGCTTTTGGAAGGGATCCATCGACGACGTGAGGATCAGCCGCGGGGTTAGATACACCGGAGACTTCGAGCCCTCCCCGAAGCTCCCGAGCGATGCCGCGGCTGTTGTAGCGGCGTCAAACGATCAGGCATTCGGCCCGTTCGTGCCACTCACCACCCCTGCCGCCCAAGCCCTGGTGAAGGGGGCGGCCAAGCTGATCCGGGAAGACCGTTAG
- a CDS encoding cation:proton antiporter produces MTNLQLAVQFFFQLGLILLFCRLVGMLAARLGQPQVVAEMIAGVLLGPSLLGLLWPEGFTRLFPADSLRILFPISQLGLALYMFVVGLEFRMDIVRQNYKSSIAVSLAGMVAPFVLGAGLGYYFFHHTELFPKQTSELEAMLFLGASMCITAFPMLARIIHFKGLAGTTMGTVALGAGAIDDAMAWCLLAVVLASFSGDFSHAAWNIGGGIAYVSLSLLVIRPLLARWLGGEQRREPLTENELVVCLALLSLGAWFTDAVGLHAVFGAFVMGVAMPRGLVSETLIQRIQPLTVALLLPLFFTYSGLNTKIGLLNSVYLWEMAVAVLVAAVAGKGVACWLAARATGISNREALGIGTLMNARGLMELIIINIGLQKGIISPALFAILVIMAVVTTLMASPLFERLVGSRTPGQSPT; encoded by the coding sequence ATGACTAACCTGCAGCTTGCGGTTCAGTTCTTCTTTCAGCTCGGGTTGATCCTGCTTTTTTGCCGGTTGGTCGGGATGCTGGCGGCGCGATTGGGGCAGCCTCAGGTGGTGGCGGAGATGATCGCAGGCGTCCTGTTGGGACCCTCGCTGCTAGGGCTGCTCTGGCCGGAGGGCTTTACGCGTCTCTTCCCAGCAGATTCACTCCGGATCCTGTTTCCCATTTCCCAGTTGGGATTGGCGCTCTACATGTTTGTGGTGGGTTTGGAGTTCCGCATGGATATTGTTCGTCAGAACTACAAGAGTTCCATTGCGGTGTCGTTGGCCGGCATGGTGGCTCCGTTTGTTCTGGGCGCCGGCCTAGGTTACTACTTCTTCCATCACACCGAATTGTTTCCCAAGCAGACCTCGGAGTTGGAAGCGATGCTGTTCCTGGGCGCATCCATGTGCATCACGGCATTTCCCATGCTGGCGAGGATCATTCATTTCAAGGGTTTGGCGGGCACTACCATGGGCACGGTGGCCTTGGGGGCTGGTGCGATCGACGACGCCATGGCCTGGTGCCTGCTGGCGGTGGTTTTGGCGAGCTTCTCGGGTGATTTTTCTCATGCGGCGTGGAATATCGGTGGGGGAATCGCCTATGTAAGCCTTTCATTGCTGGTGATTCGTCCCTTGCTGGCGCGATGGTTAGGTGGGGAGCAACGTCGCGAGCCGCTCACGGAAAATGAACTCGTGGTGTGTTTGGCCCTGCTGTCCTTGGGTGCTTGGTTTACGGACGCCGTCGGACTGCACGCGGTCTTCGGAGCCTTCGTGATGGGAGTGGCTATGCCTCGCGGTCTCGTGAGTGAGACCCTGATTCAACGGATCCAGCCTTTGACTGTCGCGCTGCTTTTGCCGCTGTTTTTCACCTACTCTGGGCTTAACACCAAGATTGGCCTGCTCAACTCCGTCTACCTTTGGGAGATGGCGGTGGCCGTCTTGGTGGCAGCGGTGGCGGGAAAGGGTGTCGCCTGTTGGCTGGCGGCGCGAGCTACGGGAATTTCGAATCGGGAGGCCCTGGGCATTGGGACTCTCATGAACGCGCGCGGGTTGATGGAGTTGATCATCATCAACATTGGATTGCAGAAGGGAATCATTTCGCCGGCGCTGTTCGCCATCCTGGTGATTATGGCCGTCGTGACCACCCTGATGGCATCGCCTCTTTTCGAACGGCTGGTGGGGAGTCGAACTCCTGGGCAAAGTCCCACGTGA